A genomic window from Emys orbicularis isolate rEmyOrb1 chromosome 8, rEmyOrb1.hap1, whole genome shotgun sequence includes:
- the PCDHAC1 gene encoding protocadherin alpha-C1, with amino-acid sequence MRVHLMVFCLISYTVNGQIEYSISEETERGVSVGNIAKDLEIDATTLSLRKFRMLTSSSKQYFNLDVSTGALSVNEPIDREQVCELKTTCFLNYELVLENPLELYKMEFKIQDINDNSPRFPLNEYHLNVAEFLSPGARFTLPNAQDFDEGTNSVQTYSLSPNEHFRLEMQTRGDGSKYPELVLEKPLDRELQSTHRLVITAKDGGNPERSGDAQVIVTVLDTNDNAPAFEHSLYRASILENSPNGTLVTKVHATDLDEGQNGEIRYSFSNSTSADLQRLFLIHPQTGEVKVNGILDVQRPVLEMFIEARDKGAFGMSSTAKLLVEVTDVNNNAPEVTVRSLSSPIPEDAVPGTVIALLSVLDKDPGENGKVTCQIPANIPFQLKPSFDNYYSLVTDGLLDRELVSEYNITITATDLGSPPIVTQKTVLVQISDVNDNPPKFARQSCDISVTENNHPGASLFRVSASDPDISGNGQVSYALRDVDIAGSSLSSFLSVNSENGNVYAKSTFDYEQLRSFHFQVIAKDNGSPALSAALTVNIFIADQNDNAPVILYPGARNSSVAVEIVPRLADAGYLVTKVVADDADSGQNAWLSYRLQQSSDSSLFKVLPNTGELRTTRSMRSTDSIKHKVVILVKDNGEPSLSSTVALGILLADSLPQALPDFGDGMEGQEQLTSLNLYLIISLASISFVFLGFILFLLLTRFFHCRTNRSRSGCCSGCCPVDEHDKYRFNVRMLPRSHLTPDMVEVSGVGKLTQTYLYRASLGVGPSNNNLLLNGDAGNLSNGAGLQVPTACVQVRKVKSDHFNAILVVSSFCLNYPHLT; translated from the coding sequence ATGCGGGTCCATTTAATGGTGTTCTGCCTTATTTCCTACACCGTGAATGGGCAAATAGAGTATTCCATCTCCGAAGAAACTGAACGTGGTGTGTCTGTTGGGAATATAGCAAAGGATTTAGAAATAGATGCAACTACACTTTCACTCCGGAAATTTCGCATGCTCACCAGTTCAAGTAAGCAATATTTTAATTTGGATGTAAGCACGGGGGCTTTGTCAGTTAATGAGCCCATAGACAGAGAGCAGGTTTGTGAATTAAAAACTACCTGTTTTCTGAATTACGAACTTGTGCTAGAAAACCCTCTAGAGCTTtataaaatggaatttaaaatacAGGACATAAATGACAACTCCCCCAGGTTCCCTTTAAATGAATATCACTTAAATGTAGCCGAGTTTTTATCTCCTGGGGCTCGATTTACACTCCCGAATGCCCAAGACTTTGATGAAGGCACCAACAGTGTCCAGACTTATTCTCTGAGCCCTAACGAACATTTCCGACTGGAAATGCAAACACGCGGGGATGGGAGTAAGTACCCCGAACTGGTGCTGGAGAAGCCCTTAGACAGGGAGCTGCAATCCACCCACAGACTTGTAATTACAGCCAAAGATGGTGGGAATCCCGAGAGGTCCGGTGACGCCCAAGTCATTGTGACTGTTCTTGATACCAATGATAACGCTCCAGCGTTTGAACATTCGCTCTACAGGGCAAGTATCTTGGAAAACTCCCCCAACGGCACGTTGGTAACCAAAGTACATGCCACTGACTTAGACGAAGGTCAAAATGGAGAGATCAGATACTCCTTTAGCAATAGCACTTCTGCTGATCTACAGAGACTATTCCTAATCCACCCCCAGACCGGGGAGGTAAAAGTGAATGGCATTCTAGATGTTCAGAGACCTGTTCTAGAGATGTTCATTGAGGCAAGGGATAAAGGTGCGTTTGGAATGTCCAGTACAGCTAAATTGCTGGTGGAGGTCACTGATGTAAATAATAATGCCCCAGAGGTTACAGTCAGGTCTCTTTCCAGTCCCATCCCCGAAGACGCTGTGCCCGGCACTGTGATAGCTCTTTTGAGTGTTCTGGATAAAGACCCTGGAGAGAACGGGAAGGTAACTTGCCAGATCCCCGCTAACATTCCCTTCCAACTAAAACCCTCTTTCGACAATTACTATAGTTTGGTCACTGATGGACTTCTGGACCGAGAATTGGTCAGTGAATATAACATCACCATCACCGCCACAGACCTTGGTTCCCCGCCAATCGTCACCCAAAAGACAGTATTGGTGCAAATCTCCGACGTGAACGATAACCCTCCCAAGTTCGCCAGACAGTCCTGTGACATCTCTGTGACGGAGAACAATCATCCTGGAGCATCTTTGTTCCGGGTGTCAGCATCTGACCCCGACATTAGCGGGAATGGCCAGGTCTCTTATGCGCTCAGGGACGTCGACATTGCAGGTAGCTCCTTGTCCAGTTTTTTATCCGTTAACTCAGAGAATGGAAACGTCTATGCAAAAAGCACCTTTGACTATGAACAACTCAGGAGTTTTCATTTTCAAGTGATAGCCAAGGACAACGGATCCCCGGCCCTGAGTGCGGCCTTAACTGTGAATATATTCATCGCGGATCAGAACGACAACGCTCCGGTCATCCTATACCCTGGGGCCAGGAACAGCTCGGTCGCGGTGGAAATAGTCCCTAGGTTAGCCGATGCCGGTTACCTCGTGACTAAAGTGGTGGCGGATGATGCGGACAGCGGGCAGAACGCGTGGCTTTCCTACCGTCTGCAGCAATCTTCCGACTCCAGCCTATTCAAGGTTTTGCCCAATACAGGAGAACTCAGGACTACTCGCTCCATGAGGTCCACGGATTCCATCAAACACAAAGTGGTCATTCTAGTGAAGGACAATGGGGAGCCGTCCCTCTCCTCCACGGTAGCCCTGGGCATCCTGCTGGCTGACTCCCTTCCCCAGGCCCTCCCTGACTTCGGTGACGGGATGGAGGGACAAGAGCAGCTCACTAGCCTGAACCTTTACTTGATCATCTCGCTCGCTTCCATTTCCTTTGTGTTCCTTGGCTTTATACTCTTTCTTCTTCTCACAAGGTTTTTCCATTGCAGAACGAACCGCTCCCGCAGCGGCTGCTGTTCAGGGTGCTGCCCAGTGGATGAGCATGACAAGTATCGCTTCAACGTGCGCATGCTCCCAAGATCTCATTTAACACCTGACATGGTGGAGGtctcaggagtgggcaaactgaCCCAGACCTATTTGTACAGAGCTTCTTTGGGTGTTGGTCCTAGCAATAACAATTTACTGCTGAATGGAGACGCTGGAAATCTTTCCAATGGCGCAGGATTACAAGTGCCCACGGCCTGTGTTCAAGTCCGGAAGGTGAAGAGCGATCACTTTAATGCTATTCTAGTGGTAAgtagtttttgtttaaattatccccatttaaccTAA
- the LOC135882360 gene encoding protocadherin alpha-8-like: MALLRRDSLVTRQLLRLVLLHTAWEVGSGQVRYSVLEESKHGTFVGRLAQDLGLEVAELVPRMFRMVSNSRRDYFEVNLQNGVLFVNSRVDREELCGQSPLCAIDLEVIVDKPLRIFHVEVEIQDINDNAPVFPVNEELRISESRTPDSRFPLEGASDADIGTNSLLTYKLSSSEHFTLDLQKNDEDSEFLVLVLKKTLDREEAPMHRLLLTATDGGKPELTGTVQLVITVLDVNDNAPVFNQSVYKIRLFENAANGTLVIKLNATDLDDGINKNIIYSIRGRATHSGSAVFSLLPDTGEIGVNGELDFEDTNLYEVRVQATDRGNPPMVGQCTILVEVLDVNDNAPELAVTSLSLPVPEDAPPGTVVALISVSDRDSGDNGKVTCSIPPNLPFQLVSTFKNYHSLVLAEAVDRERVSEYKILVTARDEGAPSLSASSSILVPIADVNDNAPAFPQPVYTVFVKENNPPGAHLFTVSASDPDLRENAFVSYSVVERSVGEQPLSSYISVHSESGHIYALQPFDYEELQVLQFQVSARDAGFPSLCGNVTVQLFVLDENDNAPAVSPAGSGRGSPGPELVPLSAGAGHVVGKIRAVDADSGYNAWLRYEVQEPRAAGPFRVGVYSGEISTTRALEEADGPSQRLVILVKDHGEPVLSATATVSLSLVESPQAVKWDSRQRGGSEGPLVDMNVSLMIAICSVSGLFVLVIVVYVGLRCHPGPEVMCGPGKATVVCSSEVGSWSYSQRQSRNLCVGEGTAKNDLMVFSPNFPNSWENGEAGKGQLLTPNASGMVSHWSQS; this comes from the coding sequence ATGGCTCTTCTCCGGCGAGACTCCCTGGTAACCAGGCAGCTGCTGCGGTTGGTTCTGTTACACACGGCCTGGGAGGTGGGCAGCGGCCAGGTCCGTTATTCCGTGCTGGAGGAATCCAAACACGGCACCTTTGTGGGCCGCCTGGCCCAGGACCTGGGGCTGGAGGTGGCGGAGCTGGTGCCTCGGATGTTCCGGATGGTCTCCAACAGCAGGAGAGACTATTTTGAGGTAAATTTGCAGAACGGCGTTTTGTTTGTTAATTCGCGAGTAGACAGGGAAGAGCTGTGCGGCCAGAGCCCCCTGTGCGCCATTGACCTGGAGGTGATAGTGGACAAACCCCTGAGGATATTTCACGTGGAAGTGGAGATACAGGATATAAATGACAATGCTCCTGTGTTCCCTGTAAATGAAGAACTGCGTATCTCAGAATCGAGAACGCCAGACTCACGTTTCCCACTAGAGGGCGCTTCTGACGCAGATATTGGTACAAACTCTCTGCTAACCTATAAACTCAGCTCAAGTGAACATTTCACTCTAGACTTGCAAAAGAACGACGAAGACAGTGAGTTTTTAGTTCTTGTATTGAAAAAAACACTGGACAGAGAGGAAGCCCCTATGCATCGTTTATTACTCACTGCTACTGATGGGGGCAAACCGGAGCTCACCGGCACAGTTCAGCTGGTGATCACGGTGCTGGATGTGAATGATAACGCGCCTGTATTTAATCAGTCCGTTTATAAGATCCGATTGTTCGAAAATGCAGCTAATGGGACATTAGTCATCAAACTCAACGCCACAGATTTGGATGATggaattaataaaaatattatatattcgATACGCGGCCGTGCGACACACAGCGGAAGTGCCGTGTTTAGCCTACTTCCAGACACAGGAGAGATCGGAGTCAACGGAGAATTGGACTTCGAAGACACTAATTTATATGAAGTTCGGGTTCAGGCTACGGATAGAGGTAATCCTCCAATGGTCGGACAATGCACTATTTTGGTGGAAGTGTTAGACGTGAACGATAACGCCCCTGAGCTGGCCGTGACTTCCCTTTCTCTGCCGGTTCCGGAGGACGCTCCCCCGGGGACAGTGGTGGCTCTTATTAGCGTCTCTGACCGGGACTCGGGAGACAACGGCAAAGTCACCTGCTCCATCCCCCCGAACCTGCCCTTTCAGCTCGTCTCCACCTTTAAGAATTATCACTCGCTGGTgctggcggaggccgtggatcgGGAGCGAGTGTCTGAATATAAGATCCTGGTGACAGCCAGAGACGAAGGGGCCCCGTCTCTCTCGGCCAGTAGCAGCATTTTGGTGCCGATCGCGGATGTGAACGATAACGCCCCCGCTTTCCCTCAGCCCGTTTACACGGTGTTTGTGAAGGAAAACAACCCGCCCGGGGCCCATCTCTTCACCGTGTCGGCCTCGGACCCGGACCTGAGGGAAAACGCCTTTGTGAGCTACTCAGTGGTGGAGCGGAGTGTGGGAGAGCAGCCCCTGTCCAGCTACATCTCGGTGCACTCGGAGAGCGGGCACATCTATGCCCTGCAGCCCTTTGACTACGaggagctgcaagtgctgcaGTTCCAGGTGAGCGCGAGGGACGCCGGGTTCCCGTCGTTGTGCGGGAACGTGACTGTGCAGCTCTTTGTCCTGGATGAAAATGACAACGCGCCCGCAGTGTCCCCGGCTGGCTCCGGCCGCGGCTCGCCAGGGCCCGAGCTGGTTCCGCTGTCGGCCGGCGCAGGGCACGTGGTGGGCAAGATCCGAGCGGTGGATGCGGATTCCGGCTACAACGCGTGGCTTCGCTACGAAgtgcaggagcccagggctgcgggGCCTTTCCGGGTGGGTGTGTACAGCGGGGAGATCAGCACCACGCGGGCCTTGGAGGAGGCGGACGGCCCCAGCCAGAGACTCGTGATCCTGGTGAAGGACCATGGGGAACCGGTGCTGTCAGCGACAGCCACTGTCAGCCTGTCCCTGGTGGAGAGTCCCCAGGCTGTGAAATGGGACTCGAGGCAAAGGGGCGGGAGCGAAGGGCCCTTGGTTGACATGAACGTGTCTTTAATGATCGCTATTTGCTCGGTGTCCGGGCTGTTTGTGCTGGTGATTGTCGTGTACGTTGGCCTGAGATGCCACCCGGGTCCGGAAGTGATGTGCGGGCCTGGGAAAGCCACCGTGGTGTGCTCGAGCGAAGTGGGGAGTTGGTCCTATTCCCAGCGCCAGAGCCGGAACTTGTGTGTAGGGGAAGGCACCGCCAAGAATGATCTCATGGTTTTCAGCCCCAACTTTCCTAACTCCTGGGAGAatggagaggcagggaaggggcagttgCTTACACCAAATGCATCAGGAATGGTGAGTCATTGGAGTCAGTCCTGA